TATATTTTTCCATAGCAGGACTTATTTTTATTTCTATATCCTGATGAGTCTCCCCAATTTCTTCTAATAGATCAAAAATAATATTATTTATAAGTTCTGGATTAAAGTTAATTTTTTTATTTATAATTTTAGAAGCAATTTTAACAGAAAGTTCTATAACCTCTGCTGGTAAACTTTCCAGTTCTTCTTCAAAATGTTCGTCTATTTTTTGAGAAATTTTATTCAAATCTTCTATTTTTGTTTGAGCTTTACTCTTAGCTTCCTGATATCCTTCATCAAAGCCTTTTTCATATCCTTCTTTTTTTCCTTTTTGATAACCGCTGTCATATCCTTCTTTTTCCGCTTTATCCTTTATTTTACTAGCTTCTTCTTTAGCCTGTTTTTTAATCTCAGCTGCTTTTTCTTCTGCCTCAGTAATTATTTTATCTTTTCGGGCTTTAATTCGCTGTTGTATTTTACTTAAATTATGATTGCTTTTTTCGTTTTTATTTTCACTAAGATCATTACTTTTCTTTTTTTCTTTTTTTATCTTTTCTTCTATCTTTACATCACTAAGCTTATATTCGCCTGTTATTCTGGATGCTTTGATAATCTTAGACAACTACTTCACTCTCCTCACCACGGGCAATTACAATTTCACCACTATCTTCTAGTTCTCTAATTACATTTACAATACCCTGCTGA
Above is a window of Halanaerobiales bacterium DNA encoding:
- a CDS encoding FliH/SctL family protein, with amino-acid sequence MSKIIKASRITGEYKLSDVKIEEKIKKEKKKSNDLSENKNEKSNHNLSKIQQRIKARKDKIITEAEEKAAEIKKQAKEEASKIKDKAEKEGYDSGYQKGKKEGYEKGFDEGYQEAKSKAQTKIEDLNKISQKIDEHFEEELESLPAEVIELSVKIASKIINKKINFNPELINNIIFDLLEEIGETHQDIEIKISPAMEKYINEVDIENQLNHETLKFVADESLTDGDCIIETEYGGKDATIENKLELIEKKLLQGAGYNEKG